The following are encoded together in the Montipora capricornis isolate CH-2021 chromosome 5, ASM3666992v2, whole genome shotgun sequence genome:
- the LOC138050039 gene encoding uncharacterized protein, whose product MASFRKARDELLVSFCEEIINEDEFLMLYDANKSKNPEYPFWNYERFTLQGKSEAECKTDLRFEKYDIPLLVDVLGLPDEIKCKQGTICDSTEGLCIVLKRLAYPCRYSDLISTFGRPVPEISMISNTVIDFIFEHHGRRISEWNHTILNPHALQTYAEAVSNKGAALDNCFGFVDGTVRPICRPNTNQRIVYNGHKRVHALKFQSIAIPNGLIANLYGPVEGRKHDAGMLRDSGLYHDLQRFAFSPTGQPLCIYGDPAYPLRVHLQAPFRNGILTPPMQQFNSSMSPVRSSVEWLFGDIINYFCFLDFKKNLKIGLSQIGKMYIVCALLRNALTCLYGNTTSQYFDLDPPMLQEYFA is encoded by the exons ATGGCGTCCTTCAGGAAAGCGCGTGACGAACTTCTTGTAAGTTTTTGCGAGGAAATAATCAATGAGGATGAGTTTCTCATGTTGTATGATGCTAACAAATCGAAAAATCCAGAGTATCCTTTTTGGAATTATGAAAGATTTACGTTGCAAGGTAAAAGTGAGGCCGAGTGTAAGACAGATTTACGTTTCGAAAAATACGACATTCCTCTCTTGGTTGATGTTCTTGGCTTGCCTGACGAAATAAAGTGTAAACAAGGAACAATCTGTGACAGTACTGAAGGATTATGCATCGTTCTCAAAAGGCTGGCATACCCTTGCCGCTACAGCGACCTCATAAGCACTTTCGGCAGACCTGtccctgaaatctccatgataAGTAATACAGTCATTGATTTTATATTTGAGCATCATGGTCGTCGGATATCAGAGTGGAATCACACTATTTTAAATCCCCATGCATTACAGACATATGCTGAAGCTGTTTCAAATAAAGGTGCGGCCCTCGACAATTGTTTCGGCTTTGTGGACGGTACAGTTCGTCCAATTTGTCGCCCAAACACCAATCAAAGAATTGTTTACAATGGGCACAAGAGGGTGCATGCcctgaaatttcaatcaatcgCCATTCCAAATGGACTAATTGCCAATCTTTACGGTCCTGTTG AGGGCAGAAAGCATGATGCGGGAATGCTACGAGACTCAGGACTGTACCATGATCTCCAAAGATTTGCTTTCTCCCCAACTGGGCAGCCTTTGTGTATATATGGGGACCCAGCCTATCCTCTTCGCGTACACCTCCAAGCTCCATTTCGGAATGGCATCCTGACTCCCCCAATGCAGCAGTTTAACAGTTCCATGAGCCCAGTGAGAAGCTCAGTGGAATGGCTGTTTGGGgacataattaattatttttgctttctcgattttaagaaaaacttaaaaataggGCTCAGCCAAATAGGTAAAATGTACATTGTTTGTGCCCTTTTAAGGAATGCCCTTACATGCCTTTATGGTAATACCACTTCCCAGTATTTTGATTTGGACCCACCCATGTTGCAAGAATACTTTGCTTGA
- the LOC138048642 gene encoding MAP7 domain-containing protein 2-like, translated as MNAEERSTGVSPEPTKLDQALADIIEMEEVASTSQEIDEVVIKEKEDTDKQKAESIRKKAMEKLGETQKRAVEEGEQENHMKKKRRSGNETISFLREKAESEKALREEELAIRRKQQELEEKKLASYLNQQKSMMELMHHQQQQQSQILMAVVDKLMNQKS; from the coding sequence ATGAATGCTGAAGAAAGGTCAACTGGAGTGTCACCTGAACCTACAAAATTGGACCAAGCACTGGCTGATATTATTGAAATGGAGGAAGTCGCTTCCACCTCCCAGGAGATTGATGAAGTAGTGATTAAAGAGAAAGAGGACACTGATAAACAGAAAGCTGAAAGTATAAGAAAAAAGGCAATGGAGAAGTTAGGAGAAACCCAGAAGAGAGCAGTCGAGGAAGGAGAACAGGAAAACCAtatgaagaaaaagagaaggagTGGCAATGAAACAATCTCATTTCTGCGTGAGAAAGCTGAAAGCGAGAAGGCATTGAGAGAAGAAGAGTTAGCAATACGACGAAAGCAGCAAGAATTGGAGGAGAAGAAGCTGGCTTCTTATCttaatcaacagaaatctatgATGGAGCTAATGCACCaccagcagcagcaacaatcTCAGATCCTCATGGCTGTTGTTGACAAACTTATGAACCAAAAAAGTTAG